The proteins below are encoded in one region of Lactuca sativa cultivar Salinas chromosome 3, Lsat_Salinas_v11, whole genome shotgun sequence:
- the LOC128132695 gene encoding putative disease resistance protein At3g14460 — protein sequence MAEIVLSAFLTVVFEKLASEALKKIVRSKGIESELKKLKKTLDQIQDLLNDASQKEVTNEAVKRWLNDLQHLAYDIDDLLDDLATEAIHRELTEEGGASTSVVRKLIPSCCTSFSQSNRMHAKLDDIATRLQELVEAKNNLGLSVITYEKPKIERYEASLVDESGIVGREDDKKKLLEKLLGDKDESGSQNFSIVPIVGMGGVGKTTLARLLYDEKKVKDHFELRAWVCVSDEFSVPNISRVIYQSVTGENKEFADLNLLQEALKKKLQNKLFLIVLDDIWSESYGDWEKLVGPFHAGTSGSRIIMTTRKEQLLKQLGFSHEDPLHSIDSLQRLSQEDALSLFSQHAFGVPNFDSHPTLRPYGEQFVKKCGGLPLALRILGRLLRTKTDEEEWKSLLDSEIWSLGNEDKIVPVLRLSYNDLSATLKLLFAYCSLFPKDYVFDKEELVLLWMAEGFLQHSAARNSMQQWGQKCFEELLSRSFFQHAPHDKSLFVMHDLLNDMATYVAGDFFSRLDIEIKQEFGKEPLKKQRHMSFVCEDYVVYKRFKPLKGAKSLRTFLALSVGVVGSWITFYLSNKVLNDLLQELPLLRVLSLTHLTISEVPEVVGSMKHLRYLNLSWTSITHLPENVCNLYNLQTLILSSCYKLIKLPESFSKLKDLQHFDMMGSFMLKTMPLGIGELKSLHTLSSDIGLKLTELKNLQNLHGKVCIDGLGNVENSADAREANFSRKRFSELVLDWGDEFNVLRTKSLEKEILNELMPYNGTLEKLRISLYRGVEFPNWVGDPSYRRLTIVSIESCEESTSLPMLGQLPSLKELFIGGMSKVKVVGMVFLGTDLAFPSLEILEFDSMSGWEEWSTKSGAFPCLQELCIEDCPNLVRVSLEALPSLRVLKLRKCGHGVLKSLVDIALSITKLEIDDISGLTDEEWRGMIGCLGAVEEIKISECNEIRYLWESEAEASKLLMNLKMLELRKCENLVSLGEKDKEDNCGSSLTSFSWLGVWNCNSLEHCSCPDSMETLDIWDCDSITSVSFPTGGGQKLKSLVIWDCKKLSEKELGGKEKTRFLIKSKMQMLEFVFIANWPNLKSISELSCFIHLNRLCISECPGMESFPDHELPNLTSLTELTIKKCTSMDASFPRGLWPPKLCRLEIGELKKPISEWGPQNFPTSLSHLTLYGGPYDDVKNFAQLSHLLPSSLTSLGIDRFEKLDSVSTGLQHLTSLQHLFICNCPKTVDLPEKLLSSLLVLRIVKCPNLKEKSCKGGSYWPLISLIPYLDIDE from the coding sequence ATGGCTGAAATCgttctttctgccttcttgacaGTGGTCTTTGAAAAACTGGCATCTGAAGCCTTGAAGAAGATTGTTCGCTCCAAAGGAATTGAATCTGAGCTCAAGAAACTGAAGAAGACATTAGACCAAATCCAAGATCTGCTTAACGACGCTTCCCAGAAGGAAGTAACTAATGAAGCCGTTAAAAGATGGCTGAATGATCTCCAACATTTGGCTTATGACATAGACGACCTACTTGATGATCTTGCAACAGAAGCTATTCATCGTGAGTTGACCGAGGAGGGTGGAGCCTCCACCAGTGTGGTAAGAAAACTAATCCCAAGTTGTTGCACAAGTTTCTCACAAAGTAATAGGATGCATGCCAAGTTAGATGATATTGCCACCAGGTTACAAGAACTGGTAGAGGCAAAAAATAATCTTGGTTTAAGTGTGATAACATATGAAAAGCCAAAAATTGAAAGGTATGAGGCGTCTTTGGTAGATGAAAGCGGTATTGTCGGACGTGAAGATGATAAGAAAAAATTGCTGGAGAAGCTGTTGGGGGATAAAGATGAATCAGGGAGTCAAAACTTCAGCATCGTGCCCATAGTTGGTATGGGTGGAGTTGGCAAAACAACTCTAGCTAGACTCTTGTATGATGAAAAGAAAGTGAAGGATCACTTCGAACTCAGGGCCTGGGTTTGTGTTTCTGATGAGTTCAGTGTTCCCAATATAAGCAGAGTTATCTATCAATCTGTGACTGGGGAAAACAAGGAATTTGCAGATTTAAATCTGCTTCAAGAAGCTCTTAAAAAGAAACTTCAGAACAAACTATTTTTAATAGTTTTAGATGATATATGGTCTGAAAGCTATGGTGATTGGGAGAAATTAGTGGGCCCATTTCATGCTGGGACTTCTGGAAGTAGAATAATCATGACTACTCGGAAGGAGCAATTACTCAAACAGCTGGGTTTTTCTCATGAAGACCCTCTGCATAGCATAGACTCCCTGCAACGTCTATCACAAGAAGATGCTTTGTCTTTGTTTTCTCAACACGCATTTGGTGTACCTAACTTTGATTCACATCCAACACTAAGGCCATATGGGGAACAGTTTGTGAAAAAATGTGGGGGATTGCCTTTGGCTTTAAGAATACTTGGAAGGTTATTAAGGACAAAAACAGATGAGGAAGAATGGAAATCTCTGTTGGATAGTGAGATATGGAGTTTAGGAAATGAAGATAAGATTGTTCCTGTTCTTAGACTAAGCTACAATGATCTTTCTGCCACTTTGAAGTTGTTGTTTGCATACTGCTCTTTGTTCCCCAAGGACTATGTGTTTGACAAAGAGGAGTTGGTTCTGCTGTGGATGGCGGAAGGGTTTTTGCAACACTCTGCTGCAAGAAATTCAATGCAGCAGTGGGGTCAGAAATGTTTTGAAGAGTTGCTGTCAAGGTCATTTTTTCAACATGCTCCTCATGACAAATCGTTGTTTGTGATGCATGACCTCCTGAATGACATGGCCACATATGTTGCTGGAGACTTTTTTTCAAGGTTAGACATTGAGATAAAACAGGAATTTGGGAAGGAACCTTTGAAAAAGCAACGACATATGTCATTTGTTTGTGAGGATTATGTGGTTTACAAAAGGTTTAAGCCATTAAAAGGAGCTAAAAGTTTGAGAACATTTTTAGCATTGTCTGTTGGGGTGGTAGGAAGTTGGATAacattttatttatcaaataaggtccTGAATGACTTACTTCAGGAGTTACCATTGTTAAGGGTCCTAAGTTTGACTCATCTTACAATAAGTGAGGTACCAGAAGTGGTGGGTAGTATGAAGCACTTGCGGTATCTTAATCTATCTTGGACTTCAATTACCCATTTACCGGAAAATGTCTGCAATCTTTATAATTTACAGACGTTGATTCTTTCTAGCTGTTATAAATTGATTAAGTTGCCCGAGAGCTTCTCAAAGCTTAAAGATTTGCAGCATTTTGACATGATGGGTAGTTTCATGTTGAAGACGATGCCCTTAGGGATTGGTGAGTTGAAAAGTCTTCACACTCTCTCCAGTGATATTGGCTTAAAATTAACCGAGCTTAAGAACTTGCAAAATCTCCATGGGAAAGTTTGTATTGATGGGCTGGGAAATGTGGAAAATTCAGCGGACGCACGTGAGGCGAACTTCTCTCGAAAAAGGTTTAGTGAGTTAGTGTTGGATTGGGGTGATGAGTTTAATGTCCTTCGAACAAAATCACTTGAAAAAGAGATCCTCAATGAGCTGATGCCTTATAATGGTACTCTAGAAAAACTCAGAATTTCTTTATATAGAGGTGTAGAGTTTCCAAATTGGGTTGGGGATCCATCCTATCGTCGGTTGACTATAGTGTCGATAGAAAGCTGTGAAGAATCAACCTCTCTACCAATGCTTGGGCAACTACCATCACTGAAGGAGCTGTTTATTGGTGGGATGAGTAAGGTGAAGGTTGTAGGTATGGTGTTTCTTGGGACCGATCTTGCATTTCCTTCACTTGAAATCCTAGAGTTTGATAGTATGTCAGGGTGGGAGGAATGGTCAACAAAGAGTGGGGCGTTTCCTTGCCTTCAAGAGCTTTGTATTGAAGATTGTCCTAATCTGGTCCGGGTCTCCCTTGAAGCACTACCTTCACTAAGGGTTCTGAAACTAAGAAAATGTGGTCATGGTGTATTGAAAAGCCTGGTTGATATAGCTTTGTCAATCACCAAGTTGGAAATAGATGATATTTCAGGGCTTACTGACGAGGAGTGGAGAGGTATGATTGGGTGTCTAGGGGCAGTTGAAGAAATAAAAATCAGCGAATGTAATGAAATAAGATACTTGTGGGAATCAGAAGCAGAGGCAAGTAAGCTTCTTATGAATTTAAAGATGTTGGAGTTaagaaaatgtgaaaatttgGTGAGTTTAGGGGAGAAAGATAAGGAGGATAATTGTGGGAGCAGCCTAACATCTTTTAGTTGGTTGGGAGTATGGAATTGTAACAGCTTGGAGCATTGCAGTTGTCCTGATAGCATGGAGACTTTGGATATTTGGGATTGTGATTCAATTACATCCGTCTCCTTCCCAACAGGAGGAGGGCAGAAGCTCAAGTCACTTGTCATTTGGGATTGCAAGAAACTATCGGAAAAGGAGTTGGGAGGAAAAGAGAAGACAAGGTTTCTTATAAAATCAAAAATGCAGATGCTTGAATTTGTATTTATAGCTAATTGGCCAAATCTGAAATCCAtcagtgaattgagttgcttcaTTCACCTGAACAGATTATGTATATCAGAGTGTCCAGGTATGGAGTCATTTCCTGACCATGAGTTGCCGAATCTCACCTCGTTAACAGAACTAACAATTAAAAAGTGTACAAGTATGGATGCATCCTTTCCTCGTGGGCTTTGGCCTCCGAAATTGTGTCGGCTTGAAATAGGAGAGTTGAAGAAGCCCATCTCAGAGTGGGGCCCACAGAATTTCCCAACCTCACTTTCTCACTTAACATTGTATGGCGGACCATATGATGATGTGAAAAACTTTGCGCAGTTGTCCCATCTTTTACCTTCATCTCTTACTTCTCTTGGCATAGATCGATTTGAGAAACTGGATTCGGTTTCAACGGGACTCCAACACCTCACCTCCCTCCAACATCTCTTCATTTGCAACTGCCCAAAGACGGTGGATCTACCAGAAAAGTTGTTGTCTTCACTTCTGGTTTTGAGAATAGTAAAATGCCCAAATCTGAAAGAAAAGAGTTGCAAAGGAGGCTCCTATTGGCCCCTCATCTCCCTTATCCCCTACTTGGACATAGACGAGTAA